One window of Robiginitalea biformata HTCC2501 genomic DNA carries:
- the ytxJ gene encoding bacillithiol system redox-active protein YtxJ: MFGNLFGSGDNTEGESRGGFPWNNLEDPEGEALFNAVAEGGLQVVFKHSNSCGISRIMLGRFQGLWPAGAAEFFLIDVKRNRPLSDLVAGRFGCTHQSPQVLVIRDGELVAHASHGAIESLDPEEFPVG; the protein is encoded by the coding sequence ATGTTTGGAAACCTATTTGGGTCGGGGGACAACACGGAAGGGGAATCCCGGGGAGGGTTTCCCTGGAACAACCTGGAAGACCCGGAAGGGGAGGCCCTTTTTAACGCTGTTGCGGAAGGCGGGCTGCAGGTGGTGTTCAAGCATTCCAATTCCTGCGGGATCAGCCGGATCATGCTCGGGCGCTTCCAGGGCCTGTGGCCGGCTGGGGCGGCAGAGTTTTTCCTGATCGACGTAAAGCGGAACCGGCCCCTTTCGGATTTGGTGGCAGGACGGTTCGGTTGCACCCACCAATCCCCCCAGGTGCTGGTTATCCGCGACGGGGAACTGGTGGCTCACGCTTCCCACGGTGCTATCGAGAGCCTGGACCCTGAGGAATTCCCGGTTGGCTGA
- the clpB gene encoding ATP-dependent chaperone ClpB — protein sequence MNINNFTIKSQEAIQQAQQLAQEMGHQQVENEHLYKAIATVDENVLPFLLKKLRVNDVLVGQIVDKELESFPKVSGADLMFSAEAGRTLNEANSIARKDKDEYVSVEHLIQAILRSKSKVARILKDQGVNERDLGSAIAELRKGGRVTSQSAEDTYNSLDKYARNLNQLADAGKLDPVIGRDEEIRRILQILSRRTKNNPMLVGEPGTGKTAIAEGLAHRIVQGDVPENLKDKVIYSLDMGALIAGAKYKGEFEERLKSVIKEVTTSDGNIVLFIDEIHTLVGAGGGQGAMDAANILKPALARGELRAIGATTLDEYQKYFEKDKALERRFQKVTVEEPDTEAAISILRGLKEKYETHHKVRVRDEAVIAAVELSERYITNRFLPDKAIDLMDEAASKLRMEINSKPEELDALDRKIMQLEIEIEAIKRENDPDKLKALNAELANFKEERNEIFAKWESEREVVDGIQKTKQSIEEYKLEAERAERNGDYGRVAELRYGKIKDAQAQLEKLQEELASQQEAGTLIKEEVTREDIAEVVAKWTGIPVNKMLQSEREKLLQLEEVLHKRVVGQDEAIEAVSDAIRRSRAGLQDAKRPIGSFLFLGTTGVGKTELAKTLAAYLFDDENAMTRIDMSEYQERHAVSRLVGAPPGYVGYDEGGQLTEAVRRRPYSVVLLDEIEKAHPDTFNVLLQVLDEGRLTDNKGRVADFRNTIIIMTSNMGSHIIQETFEDNPDIYSATEAARVEVLGLLKKSIRPEFLNRIDDIIMFTPLSREDIRQVVRLQLDHVRSMLAAQHIEIDATEEAVEYLADKGFDPQYGARPIKRVIQKEVLNKLSKELLRGSIRTDGVVLIDSFENELVFRNQDELVE from the coding sequence ATGAACATAAATAATTTTACCATAAAATCCCAGGAGGCCATCCAGCAGGCGCAGCAGCTCGCCCAGGAGATGGGCCACCAGCAGGTGGAAAACGAACACCTGTACAAGGCCATCGCCACCGTGGATGAAAACGTCCTCCCTTTCCTGCTTAAAAAACTGCGGGTCAACGATGTGCTCGTGGGGCAGATCGTCGACAAGGAACTGGAATCCTTCCCAAAGGTTTCCGGAGCGGACCTGATGTTTTCGGCAGAAGCCGGGCGTACGCTGAATGAAGCAAACTCCATCGCCCGGAAGGATAAAGACGAATACGTATCCGTAGAGCACCTGATCCAGGCCATCCTCCGGTCGAAGTCGAAGGTGGCCCGTATCCTGAAGGATCAGGGCGTGAACGAGAGAGACCTGGGCAGTGCCATCGCAGAACTCCGCAAGGGCGGGCGGGTTACCTCCCAGAGTGCCGAGGACACCTATAATTCCCTGGACAAATATGCGCGAAACCTGAACCAGCTGGCCGATGCCGGCAAGTTGGACCCGGTTATCGGCAGGGATGAGGAAATCCGCCGGATCTTGCAGATCCTCTCGCGGCGAACCAAGAACAACCCGATGCTCGTCGGGGAACCCGGAACGGGCAAAACGGCTATTGCCGAAGGCCTGGCCCACCGCATCGTCCAGGGCGACGTGCCGGAAAACCTGAAAGACAAGGTCATTTACTCCCTGGATATGGGGGCCCTGATTGCCGGGGCCAAATACAAGGGCGAATTTGAAGAGCGCCTGAAATCCGTAATCAAGGAAGTCACGACTTCGGACGGGAATATCGTGTTATTTATAGACGAGATCCACACCCTGGTAGGGGCCGGGGGCGGGCAGGGCGCCATGGATGCCGCCAACATCCTCAAACCCGCGCTTGCGCGGGGGGAATTGCGGGCCATCGGCGCCACCACCCTGGATGAATACCAGAAATACTTTGAAAAGGACAAGGCGCTCGAGCGGCGCTTCCAGAAAGTCACCGTCGAGGAGCCCGATACGGAGGCTGCCATCTCGATTCTCCGTGGGCTGAAGGAAAAATACGAAACCCACCACAAGGTCCGGGTCCGGGATGAAGCGGTCATCGCGGCGGTGGAGCTTTCCGAGCGGTATATCACGAATCGCTTTTTGCCGGACAAGGCCATCGACCTGATGGACGAGGCGGCGTCCAAGTTGCGGATGGAGATCAACTCGAAGCCGGAGGAACTCGATGCGCTGGATCGGAAAATCATGCAGCTCGAAATTGAAATCGAGGCGATCAAACGGGAAAACGACCCGGATAAACTCAAAGCGCTGAATGCGGAGCTGGCAAACTTCAAGGAGGAGCGCAATGAGATCTTTGCCAAATGGGAAAGCGAACGCGAAGTGGTGGACGGGATCCAGAAGACCAAACAGTCAATCGAGGAATACAAGCTGGAAGCCGAACGGGCTGAACGCAATGGCGATTATGGCCGCGTGGCCGAATTGCGGTACGGAAAAATCAAGGATGCACAGGCCCAGCTGGAAAAGTTGCAGGAGGAACTCGCCAGCCAGCAGGAGGCCGGGACGCTGATCAAGGAAGAGGTCACCCGGGAGGATATCGCCGAGGTGGTGGCTAAATGGACAGGGATCCCGGTAAACAAGATGCTTCAGAGCGAACGGGAAAAGCTCCTGCAGCTCGAGGAGGTCCTCCATAAGCGGGTCGTCGGGCAGGATGAGGCTATCGAAGCGGTATCCGATGCGATCCGGCGAAGCCGTGCCGGCCTGCAGGACGCCAAACGGCCCATCGGCTCCTTCCTGTTCCTCGGAACGACCGGGGTGGGGAAAACCGAACTGGCCAAGACACTGGCCGCCTACCTCTTTGACGACGAAAACGCAATGACGCGAATCGATATGTCCGAATACCAGGAACGCCATGCGGTAAGCCGCCTGGTGGGGGCTCCTCCGGGCTATGTAGGATATGACGAAGGGGGACAACTCACCGAGGCCGTCCGCAGAAGGCCCTATTCGGTGGTCCTGCTGGACGAAATCGAAAAGGCCCACCCGGATACATTCAATGTCCTTTTGCAGGTTCTCGACGAAGGCCGGCTAACCGACAACAAGGGTCGCGTGGCGGATTTCAGGAACACGATCATCATCATGACCAGCAACATGGGCAGCCATATTATCCAGGAAACCTTTGAGGACAACCCGGATATTTACAGTGCTACGGAAGCCGCCCGGGTAGAAGTCCTGGGCCTGCTGAAGAAATCCATCCGCCCGGAATTCCTCAATCGGATCGATGACATCATCATGTTTACCCCGCTGAGCCGGGAGGATATCCGGCAGGTGGTGCGCTTGCAGCTGGACCATGTACGCAGCATGCTGGCCGCCCAGCACATCGAGATCGACGCCACGGAAGAAGCCGTAGAGTACCTGGCAGACAAGGGGTTTGACCCGCAATACGGGGCGCGCCCCATCAAGCGGGTGATCCAGAAGGAAGTACTCAACAAACTTTCCAAAGAATTGCTCAGGGGCAGCATTCGCACCGATGGCGTGGTGCTGATCGACAGCTTTGAGAACGAGCTGGTTTTCCGCAACCAGGATGAGTTGGTGGAATAA